One Oncorhynchus kisutch isolate 150728-3 linkage group LG30, Okis_V2, whole genome shotgun sequence genomic window, atgaatttgTGAATAACAAGTGAGAAAGTGACAGATGTACAAAGATCATGcccccaaaacatgctaacctctcaccattaatagtaacatgggaggttagcattttttggggggcatGATATTTatctctgtaactttctcactcatcattattcaagaTCAATTTATGATTATCCGTAGTCATGGTAGGGTTTAAAATGTAGAAGGGTTCAGAAACAAATTCAATACttaatttacaataaaagtgactccaaaatgacgcACCATAATCCAGAACACAACCAAAactaactgcaaatgcatccaacaagtttgtagagtcacaagcttgatgtagtcattagGTGCTAAGAATAAGGGGCAAAGTACTAAACTTCAGACAGATTTTTATGCACTAAGTGaaattgtccaaatacttatgccaccttcaaatgggggaactagatacataaagtgccttaatttctaaatggtaaaacagatgtatgaaaataccctcaaataaaaggtgacattctgtactgtcgcctcatgaatttttttttatctcaaatccaaaatccTGGAGTATAAAGCCAAATTAAAAGttgtagcttcactgtccaaataaatacatagGGAGTGTATCAGTAGAGGTATTAGATACAAAAAGAAAGCACATCAAATAGTGGTGTAGAAGATAGCGAGTAGGGTTGATTGAGCTACATTTTCACATTGAAATTGTTTATGAAGCATAATGCAATTATGTTCCTATTTGTTCCATCTGGTCTGAGACAACATTAAACTTGTGTGTGGATCCCCAGGGTATGCGGGTGCCACATATTGAGACACTGGACTCTCTCCTATGTGAGTTCTCTGATGTGACTTCATGCTGGAGCGCTGAGTGAAGCATTTCCCACACTGTGTGCACTTGTAGGGCTTCTCTCCGCTGTGGACCACAGCATGTCTGATCAGGTTGCATTGCTTGGTGAAACTCCTGCCACACTGTTCGCAGGTGTACGGTTTCTCTCCGGTGTGACTCCGGAGGTGTTCTTTGAGCTGCCAGAAACGTGGGAAGCTCTTACCACAGAAGGTGCAGCTGAAACGCCTCTCGGTGGTGCTGCCAGAACTCCACTGAGTCCTCATTCTCTTCACCATGTTAAAACTACTGCGACTCAGGCTGTATCCTGAGAAGGTGGAGGTGGTGGCCATGTTTGACCCTGTCATGCACTCACTCAATCTCACTGTTGCTTCTGAAGCCCTGTATTGATGCTGCCTTGGCTGTAGAGCTAAACTATTTCCTTCATTACTTGAGTTCAGACTTtcactgctctgtccctctggCATCTGTTGTCTAGTCTCATCAGCCAATGTCCTGACATGTCTTGTTATGTGTTTTGCTGCACTGAACATGTTAGAATGTGGTTTCCATATAGAAGAGTGAAGCGATGGCCCTACTTCATCTGTCATAGTAGGAAAAGATGGCAGCCCACTATGAGATGGGAAAATTGAGATATTCTGAGAGTACTCTTCTGTGGAATGAAAGGAGAAATCTGGGTGGCAGACAGGGTCAGTGTCTCCGCCTGGATCCACAGAGGTCCACAGCTGCCCATCAGACTCATCCATGACAAACTGGTCAGGTCCTGCCAGGGCCGTGGTCTGATCTAactcctcctctttctcatccTTCACCATCACTAGGTCTAGTGAGTCGTCTTCCTCGTCTGGCCGGTGCTGCTCTGTACTGAACACCTCTGTAGATGCGAGCCGGGTTGTTCCTGGTTCCTCTGGACGATCAGAATTAGTGTAATGTTCCACTGAGTCTCTGGGAGATATATTGGGTTGTGTGATGAAGTCCTCACCACAGTGCAGTTGCTCAAAGGATGGTGGTTTCACAGGCTTGGAACCAGACTCTAATGATTTGGG contains:
- the LOC109874820 gene encoding zinc finger protein 333-like isoform X2 gives rise to the protein MVKDEKEEELDQTTALAGPDQFVMDESDGQLWTSVDPGGDTDPVCHPDFSFHSTEEYSQNISIFPSHSGLPSFPTMTDEVGPSLHSSIWKPHSNMFSAAKHITRHVRTLADETRQQMPEGQSSESLNSSNEGNSLALQPRQHQYRASEATVRLSECMTGSNMATTSTFSGYSLSRSSFNMVKRMRTQWSSGSTTERRFSCTFCGKSFPRFWQLKEHLRSHTGEKPYTCEQCGRSFTKQCNLIRHAVVHSGEKPYKCTQCGKCFTQRSSMKSHQRTHIGESPVSQYVAPAYPGDPHTSLMLSQTRWNK
- the LOC109874820 gene encoding zinc finger protein 572-like isoform X1 — encoded protein: MASCNFQEQFVSIMEVLAKAAVAEINKRVDDSCAVIRLEMTQSQRDIDVLKRKCQIMESELKKTRRRKGFYPMASERSPYPVKIVLNKQRSSSQWRDSEMSVEGDSQPHPTDVEQRVETEPILIKDEETAEDVWKTDAQEEIRITEEESGSKPVKPPSFEQLHCGEDFITQPNISPRDSVEHYTNSDRPEEPGTTRLASTEVFSTEQHRPDEEDDSLDLVMVKDEKEEELDQTTALAGPDQFVMDESDGQLWTSVDPGGDTDPVCHPDFSFHSTEEYSQNISIFPSHSGLPSFPTMTDEVGPSLHSSIWKPHSNMFSAAKHITRHVRTLADETRQQMPEGQSSESLNSSNEGNSLALQPRQHQYRASEATVRLSECMTGSNMATTSTFSGYSLSRSSFNMVKRMRTQWSSGSTTERRFSCTFCGKSFPRFWQLKEHLRSHTGEKPYTCEQCGRSFTKQCNLIRHAVVHSGEKPYKCTQCGKCFTQRSSMKSHQRTHIGESPVSQYVAPAYPGDPHTSLMLSQTRWNK